Part of the Spinacia oleracea cultivar Varoflay chromosome 5, BTI_SOV_V1, whole genome shotgun sequence genome, GTCATAACTTAAGTTATTGAAGCTATTAGGACTGAAATGGAAACTGATTTGTGCCTCTATATTTGAACTTGTCGATAGCGGTAGAAAGTTTCTGGCCCTTTGTCATTTGATATCATTGTAGTATGCTGATATTGAAGTAATTCTTTATACAGTGACCCTGTTTTACTTATCTTTGCAAGGTTGATGATAAGGGCAAGccggggaggggggggggggggttgagaTATCACTAGGGATGTTCATGCTAATACACAACTCTCTATGGAGAGTATACACAAATTTAATTGCCAGTTAAATCAGAAACGTACTTCTTGCATATCATTATATGGTAAAAGTTACAAATAATTAGAAAACttggaattttcatttttttcctttAAAATGACGTTTAGTGGACTAATCTAGTAGCTACTCAATCCATTTTTCTTCAAGTTCTTGCTTAAGTTGTATATGCCAAGTGTTCATCAATGTTAGACTAGAGACCAAGAACTGAGGCTACCTTCACACAGGTTAAGAGTCTATTAAATGCGTTAGAAAGATATGTTTTTTTCCCTTCCAGCTGCCCTATGGATCATTGATATGAAGGGGGCATTCCTTGCATTGTGTCACTTAATGAAGGTGGCATTTCTTGCATTGTGGCACATAATGAAGGTGTCATTGCTTGCTTTGTGGCACTTATTTCATGAGAAgtttgatggtggtggtggtggttttctGTACTGTGATGATGTGGTGCTGATCGATTGCGTTTCTTAGCGGTGCCTTGACATTTCACAaaatcgcactttcaatttctAGTTTCATTGTATTTGCGCTCGGTATTAATTCAAGTTCCATatttgcaatttcaatttcagttTCAGGTTTCATTGAATTCGCGCTTCCAATCTCGTGGTCTTAATCGTTGTCTCGATCCTTCTCTTGGTCAGAATTTATCGAATTCCCCCTTTTAATTTCACGTATGTTCTTATTTGTGTGCTATGAACTGATATTGTATTTGAGCATATGATATTGTATTCGAGCATTAGGGCTTtatcgaatttaataaactgaaaagatGTATATGAATTGGTACAATAGGATTTTGTGTTTGATGCAGTGTTtatgtttttgattttttgattcgGTATTTTGATTCTGTATGTTTTGGTTTGGTCTGGTTGTTGATTGTGAGTCCGTTTGTTTTGGTTTGTTCTAGTTGCTGCCGTGGTATTGGGTTTCGTCAGAAAAACAAGCTAGTTGTTTTCTTTGGTATTGGGTTTCATCAATTCGCGCGCGCTTCCGATTTTAGGTAATTTAATTTCTGATTTGTgggtgtttttaattttttgggttgtttaattattgattttcataacagttctgatctgtgcagaaCAGAACAGTTCTGAACTTCACAGAACAGTTCTGATCTATGCAGATCAGTTcagatctgtgcagatcagaactgatctgtgcagatcagaactgttctgTGAAGTTCAGTTCTGATATGTGATTGGTATTATTGGCTTTAAATTTCTTGATTCGGTATTTGAAGTTTGTTGGTTTTGTGTTTGTTGTCGTATTTCACCGCGGGATCTTTCAGAACAGATCTGATCTGTGCAGAAcagaacagttctgatctgttcagAACAGAACAATTCTGAACTTcacagaacagaactgatctgcacagatcagaactgttctgtgcagatcagaactgatctgcacagatcagaactgatctgcacagatcagaactgatctgcacagatcagaactgatctgtgcagatcagaactgatctgtgcagatcagaactgatctgtgcagatcagaactgatctgtgcagatcagaactgatctgtgcagatcagaactgatctgtgcagatcagaactgatctgtgcagatcagaactgttctgTGAAGTTCGGTTCTGATATGTGATTGGCATTATTGGCTTTAAATTTCTTGATTCGGTATTTCAAGTTTGTTGGTTTTGTGTTTGATGTCTTATTATTGGCTTTGAATTTGTTCATTtggtattttgaattttttgtcaTGAATCTGAAATTGACACTGCATGTATGGATTAGGTCGTATGAGAAAAATGTGTCAATGATTGTATGGGTGTATGTTTCTATAGTTATTTTCATTCCTTTTAGACATGTTAATTATATTCCAATGTTTTTAATCTCTCAATTCGTGTATGTTTAACTTTTCATAAAGGAGATAAAATGAGTAGTTGGACCAACTTCTTACAATCTAGTAATGAGTATGAGAAAGGTGTGGAGGATTATTTAGATAAAGCATTTTCTACTCAAGCAATTGGTGATCAGATTACTTGCCCGTGTAAGGTGTGTTATCACCGTTTTTGGCATCGTAGAGAGACAATATTCAATCATTTGATTGCAAACGGGATCGAGCCTGGCACTGAAGGATGGCATTGTTATGAAAAGGGTATGTCATCGACATCAAATACAAAGAGGAATGTTGAAGATAATACACCAGACATGCACGATGATATTGAACGTTTGATATATGATGTTCATAGAGACGTGGCAGAAAGGTATGAAGGGGTTGGAGATGAGCCCAATGATGAGGCTAATAAGTTCTATAAGTTAGTTGAAGATGGAAAACAAGAGCTATATCCCGGCTGCAAAAAATTTTCAAAACTATCATTTCTCATTCGTTTTTACCTTTTGAAGTGTACTCATGGGTTAACTAATGTAGCAACTTCAGATATTTTGGATTTTATCCGAGAAGCGTTACCAGATGCATCCAACGTGCCTAACTCTTTTAATGAGgcaaaaatattgataaaagaTCTCGGTCTTCATTATGACAAGATTGATGCATGTCGTAATGATTGTATGCTGTATTGGAAGGAGCATGAAGCTGCGACGTCTTGCCATGTTTGTCATGCTTCAAGGTGGAAAGAAACAGAGACTGAGAACCAAGATGATATTAGCAATCAGCCATCTAAGAAAGTGCATAATGTCCCTGCAAAAGTTCTTTGGCATTTTCCTCTTAAACCAAGGCTTCAAAGATTGTACATGTGTTCAGAAACAGCAGAGCTATTGAAGTGGCATGATGAAGAAAGAGATAAAGATGAGTTATTGAGGCATCCGGCTGATGGCGAGGCGTGGAAAGAGTTTGATCTAAAGTACCCAAATTTTGCTAAAGAAGCACGTAATGTTCGTTTGGGGCTTGCAAGTGACGGATTTAATCCATTTCGAACTATGAGCACACAACATAGTACATGGCCTGTTGTTCTAATTAATTACAACTTACCACCATGATTGTGTATGAAGCAAGAATTCTTGATGTTGTCTCTCCTTATTCCTGGGCCCACCTCTCCTGGGAATGACATTGATGTCTACCTCCAACCATTGGTTGAAGAACTTAAAGATCCGTGGGAGTATGGGTTGGACACCTATGACGCGGAGAAGAGACAAACATTCAAAATGCATGCAGCTTTACAGTCAACGACCAGTGACTTTCCAGGTTATGCTATGTTATCTGGTTGGAGCACCAAAGGGAAGTTTGCATGCCCCTATTGTCACTACGAGACTGATCATCATCACTTGAGTAATAGTAACAAATCTTGCTACTGTGCTCATCGTCGATGGTTAGATGAAAATCATCCTTGGCGGCATGATATGGAGTCTTTTAACGGAGAAAAGGAAGAGAGGACATCTCCAGATCCTTTAACAGGGACTCAAATTTCAAGCTTGTTGGAAAATTGGGAAAACAAGTTTGGAAAGTTACAACCAAAGAAGAAATATCCAGATTGTCCATGGAGAAAGTCCTCTATCTTCCACACTTTGCCATATTGGAAAGATTGCGGGTGTCGCCATCATTTGGATGTCATGCACATAGAAAAAAACATATGTGATAGTGTGCTGGGAACTTTGTTAGATTAGATCTGCAAGAAATGGGTATAAGGGAAGAACTACATCCTTTAGATACAGATGACGAGCGTTATGTTTTGCTGCCCAAAGCATCATTCTCAATGACAAAGGAAGAAAAAAGCATTTTTTGTAGTGTTCTGAAGAAGGCAAAGTTGCCACAAGGTTGTGCATCAAATATTGCAAGGTGTGTGCAAGTGAAGGAGGGAAAAATATTAGGGTACAAGAGTCATGATGCTCATATAATAATGCAACATTTGCTTCCAGCAGCAATTAGGAAAACTTTACCAAAACATGTTGCGTTACCTCTTATTAGATTGAGTGGCTTTTTTAGGGAAATATGCAAGAGAGTCATCAATCCAAAAGATTTGGATCGCCTTCAAGCTGAAATTGTTGAGACTCTTTGTGAACTTGAAAGAATATTTCCACCATCTTTTTTTGACATCATGGTCCACTTGCCGATTCATTTGGTTGATGAAATAAAGCGTGGTGGACCAGTGTGTGATTGGTGGATGTACCCTATAGAAAGGTACCTCGGAAAGTTGAAATCGTATGTTAAAAACCGATGTCGCCCTGAGGCTTCTATAGCAGAAGGTTATTTAGCTGAAGAATGCTTGATATTCTGTTCTAGGTATTTGAATGCTGGTGCAAAGAAGCGATCTAAGTGGTTTAACAAAAGTCAAGAGAAATGGTTTGAAATTGACGAAGAGTCACCTTTATTCCCTAAGGCAGGTTATCCTCTTGGGAGGAAGAAGAAAGGGAAGAAGAAAGGGAATTCATACACTCTTGATTCAAACACAATGGCTCTAGCACATCGTTATGTGTTGTTTAATTGTCAAGATGCCCAAGTTGAGAATTACATCAAGTGAGTAATATTTTGAATATCTTGTCCATTATGTTTAAATTTATATTGTTTTATTTCCATACTTATATGGTTAATACTATGCAGGGAACATGAAGAGTTTGTAAAAAAGAAGTCTAGAGACAGGCGAAAAAGAAGGTGGAAAGAGGCACAAGAGCATAGCAATGAATTCATGGTTTGGTTTAGGGAAAAGGTTGAGTTGGTCAATGTCCCTGATCATATCAAGTGGCTATCAATAGGtccttctgttaggttatgatacatatgacaattcataaatcatgcggaaaaaccatttagccaggaatacatattatttacacataatcatatagcatagtttagatgcatactctttgttgcgtgccttccctagctacgcccgaaccgaacaagaacaattctttaggactccaagtgttgtccctccgtagatagtccacagcacgtccggatccgccttaagattgaccaactagaatcgcccttaaggtactattattttcggcacttttaggcaaatatgtgactgaatttttctctcaaaaactcactttgaatacttgaaaaactcgttataaattgtgaacccaggccacatatttataggggtatggaaagagaattggaatcctactaggatacgaattaattaaattagaatcctagtgaaactcttatttaattaatttatcttttaggattaggaatttaatcattaaacgaatcctgtacgttttaggtttcgtatgtgaacacaaacacacacgcacggacagcagcccacgaggggcgccatgcgcgcgcgcgcacagcccgagcaacgcagcccacgactgccgcagccttgggcgcgcgctgggcctgccttgcggtgggcctggcgcagccttgggctggcgtgttgtggcgcgcgtttcccttgctggacgtgggcctggcttcgtgctgggccttcgtctagcaagctcgtccgatgctaattcgtacgacgcgcttccgattaattttccgattccggaattcatttccgatacgaacaatatttaacatttccgattccggaattaatttccgtttcgaacaaatatttaatatttccgtttccggaattattttccgattccgataatatttccgattcagacaatatttccgtttccggcaatatttccgattccggcaatatttctatttccgataatattttccgatacgtaccatatttccgtttccgacaacatctacgacttggataatatttatatttccgatacgatccatatttccgtttccggcaatatcatcgtttccggagtattcttttcttgcctgtgacgatctcagctcccactgaaaccaagatccgtcgattccgaatatccatagatggagtatttaatgccattaaatacttgatccgtttacgtactatttgtgtgaccctacgggttcagtcaagagtaagctgtggattaatatcattaattccacgtgaactgaagcggcgtctagctaggcattcagctcacttgatctcactgaattattaacttgttaattaatactgaaccgcatttatttgacttaacattgaatgcatacttggaccaagggcattatttccttcagtctcccacttgtccttagggacaagtgtgcatttcctaattcctttgtcgctcgatgcttgctcttgaacataaggtaagagttgtcattagacctgtcaaaaatcgacccgacccgaaaaccgacccgaacccgacccgaaaatactgggtcctgaacaagattttgtgacccgtaacccaattttatccgaacccgagcaacccgaaaagtaatgggtcaaaacccgaccgaacccgttttggacccgaccgattgaaaatcgttgtatttatattaataaatgcgattatgagaaaatttaagcataataaacacgctgtttttactattattgtgtgtaatatgattttaatttgaattatacgccattttatggttgaatttgactaaatataaacttgtgtaggaaaatttgttaatttgtgcccatattttgtatatttatcacctaaattaatgaaaatataatgcgcgttttaaaatctctcaacccgttgggtcgacccgaacccgaaagttctgggtcttgaacaagcatttgtaaacccgaacccgaaagtgaccgacccgatctaacccgaacccgaaaataattttttacaacccgacccgaccgacccgtttgacaggtctagttgtcatccttattatgtccaaaggtgttcctcggtttcagagttcaactgatcaaataaacagataatcatagcctatgattcatccgagcacggccatgcatttcacagtttctagctctccgagtggccttgtacaacttttaagcatctcatcccgatttatgggaggacaatcccaatcttgcgatcttgagattagacttcgtttgataggtgattacctgagcgttgcctttatagcctccttttacggtgcgacggttggtcaacgtcaaagcaaccagttctcaaacaagtaatctcaaatcactcaggtattgaggatttagtgtctaataattttaatgaaatttacttatgacagattttcatctcttacagtaaagtttcataggtcttgtccgatactagtcttcccaaagtaagtatctatgcaaatgattatgacattgccatgtccacatagttcaagaaacataactactagtcatcttgcattctaatcgtctaacgttttctatgcgtccaattttatagaaaactccgactagggaccattttcaacttttgacattcaagttcacttgatagacatttcttagtcacaggactggtcctgacagtctatcttgaatatatcgtcaaattgaagggactcatcatttaatattaaaccaagattaaatgtaatatgaaaattcatttcatatatgataaatgttcaaccccaatgttttacaaccatgggcctcgaacccatctttaaaacatttcatggaattcaaa contains:
- the LOC130461615 gene encoding uncharacterized protein → MSSWTNFLQSSNEYEKGVEDYLDKAFSTQAIGDQITCPCKVCYHRFWHRRETIFNHLIANGIEPGTEGWHCYEKGMSSTSNTKRNVEDNTPDMHDDIERLIYDVHRDVAERYEGVGDEPNDEANKFYKLVEDGKQELYPGCKKFSKLSFLIRFYLLKCTHGLTNVATSDILDFIREALPDASNVPNSFNEAKILIKDLGLHYDKIDACRNDCMLYWKEHEAATSCHVCHASRWKETETENQDDISNQPSKKVHNVPAKVLWHFPLKPRLQRLYMCSETAELLKWHDEERDKDELLRHPADGEAWKEFDLKYPNFAKEARNQEFLMLSLLIPGPTSPGNDIDVYLQPLVEELKDPWEYGLDTYDAEKRQTFKMHAALQSTTSDFPGYAMLSGWSTKGKFACPYCHYETDHHHLSNSNKSCYCAHRRWLDENHPWRHDMESFNGEKEERTSPDPLTGTQISSLLENWENKFGKLQPKKKYPDCPWRKSSIFHTLPYWKDCGCRHHLDVMHIEKNICDSVLGTLLD